The following DNA comes from Candidatus Nitrosotalea okcheonensis.
CCGCGATACTTTTTGTCTTTGATAACAGCTTCTGTTGATGCGGTACCTGATTTTTGATCAAGTTCTTCCCGTCGTGGTATCAAATAATTATGTTTTCGATGTTCATAATAAAACAGACTTCGAATCCATTGGGATACGCCCATTCTCGATATGTCATCAATCGGCATGCGCCCAATTCTTGTTATGACTACAAGAAGATTCATCAACAAATCATTATTAAAACTTGTAAGCTTTTGCGTGATTCTTGAATCATTGAAACAATAGTTTCCCAATTCGTAAAGAGAGAGATCTCCCAGTTCTCCCTCATACTCTGTCTTGGATTCATCAATCAGTCCTTCGCATATTGTGTTCAGTGAAAAATCATTATACCTGTGTGAAAAAGCATAGATTTGAAATGAGCGATTGGAAAATGTTCGGTACAAGTCAATATGCACGCCTTTCTTAAGAGTTGCAGAATCGCGCATCATCACCAATGGAATTTCCTTTAATGGAACACCTAGTCTTTCTGCTCTGTTGTACATGAAAGGCATGTCAAATTCATCTCCGTTGAAGGTTATTACAAATGGATAATTTTCCAAGATTTTGAACGCATCTCTTAACATGTCTGCCTCCTTGTCTTCTTCATAGAAACTGATCTTGACATCCTTTGGAAGCTCATTATTTCCCATCTGTAGTCCTGCCCGTTTTAGGACAAAGACTGTCTTGAAATCATCACTTGCACAAAACCCTATTGCAGTAATTTTCTTGTCAGCAATTTTAGGATCAGGGATTCTTCCCGTCTCCGATTCTACTTCGATATCAAAGGTAATTCTTCGTATGTTGGGCACTGGTTGATTGAGAAGATTTGCCCATTCACTGATGTGGTTTTGAAATTCCTTTGTGTCTATTATTCCAATGTTTGTTATCTTGTCAAACAATAGCCCTTTTAGCGCAAGCTGGACCTCGTCTGGTATCGGATGTGAATATTCTTTGAGTGCGCCATTTTCAATGGTGTAATATCTGCCTACAATTAACGAATTGTCATAAAGATAGTTTTCATAATATTTGATATCTGACTCCCACGTCTCAATGGTGTTCCTTATACTCTTGTCAGTCTGGGTACCACCAATTGCAAGTGGATCTGCTACTATGATCTTTGTCACGTCAATCATTCGGTCTTTTAGCAAATCTTCTCGCTTGACATTTTCGAGTTTTAATACATCTGTTCTGTTTGACAAGAACGTCAGTTCCTCTGGGGTGAGTTTGGAATAGCAATATGGTTTATGTCCTGTATTATCGAACCAAAGTTTTAGCGTTTGAGATTTTGGTTCATAAAACTTGAGCACCGCACATTTTTTTAGGCCATCATATGCTGCCGACACCAATAGTGCCGGTGGCATGGAGGTTGTCACTTCTTCTATTACATTTGACATGGTTCCATCACTTTGGCGTAAGATTGGCGTCTGGCTCTTCAAGGAGAACCTTTATCCAATGATTTATCCTGCTCTTGTCCAAAATCACTACTTCTAACCCAGCTTCATGTAATAATTCATAATCCGTCTCAGGATAATTCCCAAGGCAGACTATTTTTTTAATCCCGATTGTGATTGCCATCTTGCTACACTCTAAACATGTGATAAATGTGGTATACAAGGTAGAATTTTTGGTCCCAGAGCCTACCCCGAGTATAGCACAATGCATTATGGCATTTGCTTCAGCATGGTTGCATAGGCACCTGTCAAGACCTTCACCTGATGCAACTTTGCCTTCCATTCGAAGTTGGCATCTTTTACAGCCTCCCTCGAAGCAATTTTTTACCCCCGGAGGCGTCCCATTATAGCCTGTGGCAATCTGTCTGTTTTCTCGTACAATTACTGCTCCAACTTGTCTTGTAATGCAATTTGATCGTAATTTTGCTAATTCTGCCTGGAGCATAAAATACTCGTCCCATGTAGGACGGTCAAATGACTTGTTCATGTGAAGACTGTATAACAGTCCAATATAAGATTACAAACATCTTGGAGTGAAAAGAGTAGTAAGTAAAGATCAACTTTCTATTCTAAACAAGCTTTTTACCAAGATGATGACAATCATGATTAATTGAGTGGTAATTTCGTAGAACACAAGTATATCAAAAAGTTAAGTATAGAACACAGGGATTATCAAAACAACCTGGCAAGACAGGCAATTGCAGAAAATTGTCTAATTGTACTTCCAACAGGACTTGGTAAGACTACTGTCGCATTGCATGTGATTGCAGAATTTCTGTCAAGAGGAAAAGGAGGGGTCTTATTCTTGGCTCCTACTCGAGTCTTGGCACACCAGCATTATGAGTTTTTAAAAAATAATTTGTTAATTGATGACATCGTCCTTATTACAGGAGAAGATCTACTTGCAAAAAGAAAGAAACTTTGGGTAAGCAGCATAATTTGTGCAACTCCTGAAATTGTAAAAAATGATCTTGACAGACAGATCGTTTCCACTGATCAGTTTTCACTTGTAATATTTGATGAGGCACATAGGACAGTTGGAGATTACGCATATTCTGGAATTGCAGAGCGTTTTGTAAACATGAACGTTAGAATAATTGGCATGACTGCTACTTTACCAAGCGAGAAACAAAAGGCAGAAGAGATGATAAAGATACTAAAGATTACAAGTATAGCTCAGAGGACAGAAGAGAGTCCCGATGTAAGTCCATACGTTCAACAAACAGACACACAGTGGATTACTGTTGAACTTGGACCTGAGATGAAAGAGATTCAGGCCTTGATAAAAGCCACAATTGATTCCAGGTATCTTGAACTCAAAAAACTTGGTCTTAATCTTTCAGGAAGCCGATCAATGTCTGAACTTTTGCGTGTAAGGGAATTTGTTTTAAGACAAAACAGGCGAGCTGCCAAGCCACTCTTTACTGCCATCCGCCTCATTCATGCACTAAACGTGTTTGAATCTCATGGTGTTACATCCTTTCTTAGGTTTTGTGAGAGAACTCGAGAGAAAAAAGGAGTCGGCATTAGAGACTTGTTTGAAAATGATGTGAATTTTGGCAAGGCGGTAAGGCTTGCAAAACAGGCACAGGAAAAAGGAATTGAGCATTCCAAAATGGAAAAACTCAGTGAGGTATTGCGCGACATTCCAGGAAAGGCACTTGTCTTTACAAGCTACAGGGATTCGGTGGATGTCATACACCGGAAACTAAACGAGATGGGAATCCCCTCTGGATTTCTGATAGGAAAGGCTGGCGAGACCGGCCTTAAACAGAAAAAACAGATAGAGACAATACAGAAATTCCGTGATGGGCAATACAAGGTGTTAATTGCAACTCGCGTAGGTGAGGAGGGTCTTGATATTTCAGAAGTTAATCTCGTAGTATTTTTCGACAATGTCCCAAGTTCGATTCGATATGTCCAGAGAAAAGGTCGTACTGGAAGAAAAGATTATGGTAAATTAGTAGTATTGATTGCTAAAGATACAACTGATGAAACATATTATTGGATAGGAAAACGCAAGGTTACAGCTGCAAAGGGAATGGGCGAGAAAATGAACAAGTTCTTGGAACAACAAGAAGTACCTGTCGCAAAAAAAGGTCTTGATTCATTCTTCTAGGCTAGTACATAGACGTTTGATTTTGAATAACATAAAACCACAGTTAAATATCATGGAAATATCACAAACTTTTGATGGATGTATCAAAAAATATGATTTTTCTAATCTTGCTTCTTGTTATACCGTCAATCATTCTCCCAATTTATGCAGATAGTTCTGGAATTACGGCGTCTGTAAACAGGGATTCATACCAGCCAGGAGATAAGGTGATAATCAGTGGATCTGTTGGACAGGTTGTAAACAGTAATCCGGTAAACATAATTGTTCGAAACCCCATGGGGAATGTCTATGATGTAGGGCAGGTAAACTTGTTAAACAATTTGTTTGTTCATGATTTTGTATTAAATGATGACTCGTTGGGCGGTACATATACTGTCAATATCAAGTACAGCAATTCCTCGAGTCAGTTACATTTTGTACTGAATTCTGGAACGCTGAGTACAATTCCTGTCTTTGACAGTGAGATAAAAATAAGAACAAATGGTACAAACATGATAAAATATGGCAATGTTTCAGTGTCTGCCACGGATAATACAATCAAAATTTCAATGGACACATCACAAATGTCTGGTAACTCTGTAAATCAAGAATATCAAATTCCAAAAAAAATAATTGATACGCCTGGGGGAAATATAGTGTTGAAGGTTGATGGAAACCAGATCTTGTGTTCGCAGAGTGAAACTGATACTATCCGCATACTTGATTGCACAATTCCTGCAAATTCTACAGAACTTGAATTGGTTGGAGCTACGGTAATTCCAGAATTTGGTCCGTTGGCAGGTCTTGCAATATTTGTATCTTCGATCACAGTAGTTGTTTTGTCAAGGATCTCCAAAATTCATTTGTAGCTCAAGTATCACTTTTGAAGATTATCTATTGTAATGTGTCGTATCTTGTCTTTTAGCTCTTGAATCCGAATACCATATCGGGATATTTCATTTTGTGGTAGATATCTTTCTTTTTCAAATTTTTTCACATGAGACTCACATATCCAGAGAAACTCAAGATCGTAAGATATGGAATCATGGGAATTGTTCTCTTCGATGGCTCCAGGGTACTCCTTTTCAAATTTTATCATTTCAGGTAGATGTTCTACATTGTTTTTCACTAGACTCAGGAATGAATCAAGTTCCTGTTTCAAGGCACTGTTATCGCGAATCTGCTGAGTCCAGACAAGTTTTGTCTTATCATGATATACTAGTTCTTGATTTGACAGGTCAATACCAAATGTGTCCAATACATCTCTTGTTATTTCCTCCCTGACACTTTCTGACATTTTTATCAGTCTGGCGGTAGCATCGTTTTTTAGTTTCACATTTAGAGTTTTAGCTGTACTGTGATACTATACTATGTGCAAATAATGTAACAAATTGGTTTAGAGATTGTCTAGTGATGTGATAAAAAATAAAGAAAAAAGGGTTTTGTAGGATTATGATCTGATGTTGCCCGAGTTTCCAATCGTACATGGAGCAAATGTTCCATTGAGCACCGCAATATATCTTCTAATTATATCGCCAAACGATGATTCATTTTGTACCCGCGTCAGGATTCTGGGTCTAGTGCACCTTGTGGTGTTGCAAATAGGCCATCAAACTTTTTGATTGCATAAAATGAACCGTATACAAGCTTTCACACTTTTAGGTGATCATTGAGATAATCGTGCCCAACAGTACCCACTCCGGAATCTTCATCATTTTGTACAAGATGTGAAACGTCTGGAATTTGTTTGACTCCCTTTGTATGTGAGTCTGCCAAAAAGCTTTGGCTTGGACAGATATTTCGTTTTCCATGAAAAACATCATTATCGGTTTTGAATGGTTTTAGTTTCTCATCTTTGTCAGAGAACGCGTTTGCAACATAGCTTGATCCAGCAGGATAGTTTTATGCCATAACTGACAGTATCAAGATACCATCTATGCAAATGCACGTAGAGTTCTATTCATTATGATCAATACTGGCAGTGTCATATTTAGACATGATCGAAAATTTTTACGGTCAATTTACCACTGATAATTTTCCTTGAA
Coding sequences within:
- a CDS encoding deoxycytidylate deaminase: MNKSFDRPTWDEYFMLQAELAKLRSNCITRQVGAVIVRENRQIATGYNGTPPGVKNCFEGGCKRCQLRMEGKVASGEGLDRCLCNHAEANAIMHCAILGVGSGTKNSTLYTTFITCLECSKMAITIGIKKIVCLGNYPETDYELLHEAGLEVVILDKSRINHWIKVLLEEPDANLTPK
- a CDS encoding DEAD/DEAH box helicase produces the protein MSGNFVEHKYIKKLSIEHRDYQNNLARQAIAENCLIVLPTGLGKTTVALHVIAEFLSRGKGGVLFLAPTRVLAHQHYEFLKNNLLIDDIVLITGEDLLAKRKKLWVSSIICATPEIVKNDLDRQIVSTDQFSLVIFDEAHRTVGDYAYSGIAERFVNMNVRIIGMTATLPSEKQKAEEMIKILKITSIAQRTEESPDVSPYVQQTDTQWITVELGPEMKEIQALIKATIDSRYLELKKLGLNLSGSRSMSELLRVREFVLRQNRRAAKPLFTAIRLIHALNVFESHGVTSFLRFCERTREKKGVGIRDLFENDVNFGKAVRLAKQAQEKGIEHSKMEKLSEVLRDIPGKALVFTSYRDSVDVIHRKLNEMGIPSGFLIGKAGETGLKQKKQIETIQKFRDGQYKVLIATRVGEEGLDISEVNLVVFFDNVPSSIRYVQRKGRTGRKDYGKLVVLIAKDTTDETYYWIGKRKVTAAKGMGEKMNKFLEQQEVPVAKKGLDSFF